The following are encoded in a window of Magnolia sinica isolate HGM2019 chromosome 11, MsV1, whole genome shotgun sequence genomic DNA:
- the LOC131218958 gene encoding probable strigolactone esterase DAD2, producing MGTNLLEILNVRVVGTGEKILGTGEKILVLSHGFGTDQSAWQRILPYFLRDYRVVLYDLVCAGSVNPDNFDFRRYTTLDAYVEDLLQILDALRVNKCAFVGHSVSAMIGILASIRRPELFTKLILIGASPRFLNDTDYHGGFELPEIEKLFSAMKANYEAWVSGFAPLAVGADVPAAVREFSRTLFNMRPDISLYVSETVFRSDLRGVLGMVKVPCCIIQTAKDVSVPISVAMYLKTHLGGRNTVEMLPTEGHLPHLSAPAMLVKVLRRALGR from the exons ATGGGCACAAATCTCTTAGAAATCCTCAACGTTAGGGTCGTCGGCACCGGCGAAAAGATCTTAGGCACCGGCGAAAAGATCTTAGTCCTCTCCCACGGTTTCGGCACCGATCAATCGGCCTGGCAACGGATCCTCCCTTATTTCCTACGCGATTACCGCGTTGTTCTCTACGATCTCGTCTGCGCCGGCAGCGTCAATCCGGACAATTTCGACTTCAGACGATACACGACGCTCGACGCCTATGTCGAAGACCTCCTGCAAATCCTCGATGCTCTACGCGTCAACAAATGTGCCTTCGTCGGTCACTCTGTATCGGCCATGATCGGCATCCTCGCCTCCATTCGCCGACCTGAACTCTTCACTAAGCTCATCCTCATCGGCGCCTCACCCAG GTTTTTGAATGACACGGACTATCACGGCGGATTCGAGCTGCCCGAGATCGAGAAGTTGTTTTCTGCGATGAAGGCGAATTACGAGGCGTGGGTGTCGGGATTCGCGCCGCTAGCGGTTGGGGCGGACGTGCCGGCTGCAGTGAGGGAATTCAGCAGGACATTGTTCAACATGCGGCCCGATATATCGCTGTACGTATCGGAGACGGTGTTTCGCAGCGATTTACGGGGCGTGCTGGGCATGGTCAAGGTGCCTTGCTGTATAATTCAGACGGCCAAGGACGTATCTGTGCCGATATCGGTCGCGATGTATCTCAAGACACATCTCGGTGGTCGAAACACGGTCGAGATGTTACCCACGGAGGGTCATTTGCCGCATCTCAGTGCCCCAGCAATGCTAGTTAAGGTGTTGCGCCGTGCTCTGGGCCGTTGA